In a genomic window of Polycladomyces abyssicola:
- a CDS encoding M23 family metallopeptidase translates to MREWAQGIRKRRERQVRAIQQGQPPLPFRSSRPWADRRDRWREESAPWNRPGWWAEEPKKNNTGRLLYQTFAAFLLLSFTYLVFQSDSTMSRRTQEWISEALHRDFNFAGVAEWYRTYAGNAEDFLPAFSGVTDNQSVKPTPSWYTPVKGKVAQPFAKDGRGVVIRSTNSAPVVAASDGWVVFVGSKPGLGKTVVIRHTDGRETWYGWLETVRVRPKDWVTGKQLLGEIGQSGGRPLLYFALRRNGTFVNPTEVIPFE, encoded by the coding sequence ATGCGGGAGTGGGCCCAGGGAATCCGTAAGCGTCGGGAACGTCAAGTGCGGGCGATTCAACAGGGTCAGCCTCCTTTACCGTTTCGCTCTTCCCGACCGTGGGCGGATCGGCGCGATCGGTGGCGGGAAGAGAGTGCGCCGTGGAACCGACCGGGATGGTGGGCGGAGGAGCCGAAGAAAAACAACACCGGTCGGTTACTCTATCAAACGTTTGCAGCTTTTTTGCTCCTCTCTTTTACCTATTTGGTGTTCCAATCCGATTCGACCATGAGCCGGCGCACTCAAGAGTGGATCAGTGAAGCGCTCCATCGGGACTTCAATTTTGCGGGTGTGGCTGAGTGGTATCGCACATATGCGGGGAACGCGGAGGACTTTCTTCCGGCGTTTTCCGGGGTGACGGACAATCAAAGCGTCAAACCGACACCGTCTTGGTACACACCGGTTAAAGGGAAAGTGGCGCAACCTTTTGCCAAGGATGGACGCGGCGTGGTGATTCGGAGTACGAATTCAGCCCCGGTCGTGGCGGCATCGGACGGTTGGGTTGTGTTTGTCGGGTCAAAACCGGGGTTGGGAAAAACCGTGGTGATACGTCATACCGACGGCAGGGAAACATGGTATGGCTGGTTGGAAACAGTTCGGGTTCGGCCCAAGGATTGGGTGACCGGGAAACAATTGTTGGGAGAGATCGGTCAATCAGGCGGACGTCCCCTGCTGTACTTCGCTTTGCGCCGAAACGGAACATTTGTCAATCCCACGGAAGTGATACCGTTTGAATAA
- the rpmA gene encoding 50S ribosomal protein L27, with amino-acid sequence MLKMNLQFFAQKKGVGSTKNGRDSIAKRLGVKRGDGQFVTAGSILVRQRGTKIYPGFGVGIGGDDTLFAKVDGVVRFERMGRDRKKVSVYPQEAVVQA; translated from the coding sequence ATGCTGAAAATGAATCTGCAATTCTTCGCTCAGAAAAAAGGGGTCGGCTCCACGAAAAACGGTCGGGACAGCATCGCCAAACGTCTCGGCGTGAAACGTGGAGACGGTCAATTCGTTACCGCCGGCAGCATCTTGGTGCGCCAACGCGGTACCAAAATTTACCCGGGCTTTGGCGTAGGTATCGGTGGAGACGACACCCTGTTCGCCAAAGTGGACGGTGTGGTTCGTTTTGAACGGATGGGACGCGACCGGAAAAAAGTGTCCGTC
- a CDS encoding M50 family metallopeptidase, with translation MNNRLPWQGLKVRIHFLFWIVILLTVVMGRFLEIVTLFVLVIIHEMGHVTAAWSLGWRIRSLELLPFGGVVMTDEWGSVPIHEELIVALSGPFHNVMMILAGALFMWIGWWDQEWTRYFVHLNAMLVGFNLLPIYPLDGGRVMQALLGYVLPYRKAVVWSVKISTVAAGLLMVWGWIGGIHVNLVLIAAFLLHANWQAWRQREFQFMRFLVSRKNHPPPPSSRLITLRVSPRATLLSVVKTWRKEAYHVIMVRGTRHVIPEEVVLSRLLDHREHDRCIGEL, from the coding sequence TTGAATAATCGCCTGCCGTGGCAGGGATTGAAGGTCCGCATTCATTTCCTGTTTTGGATCGTCATCCTGTTGACGGTGGTGATGGGACGCTTTTTGGAAATTGTGACGTTGTTCGTGTTGGTCATCATCCACGAGATGGGCCATGTCACCGCGGCATGGTCTTTGGGGTGGCGGATTCGTTCTTTAGAACTGTTACCGTTCGGCGGAGTAGTCATGACGGATGAATGGGGAAGTGTACCCATTCATGAAGAACTGATCGTCGCGCTGTCCGGACCGTTTCACAATGTCATGATGATATTGGCGGGCGCCCTGTTTATGTGGATCGGTTGGTGGGATCAGGAGTGGACCCGCTATTTCGTCCATCTCAATGCCATGCTGGTCGGGTTTAACCTGTTGCCGATCTATCCGCTGGACGGCGGTCGGGTGATGCAGGCGCTCTTGGGTTATGTGTTACCGTATCGGAAAGCGGTGGTATGGTCGGTGAAGATCAGCACCGTCGCGGCCGGACTGCTGATGGTTTGGGGATGGATCGGCGGTATTCATGTCAATCTCGTTCTGATCGCCGCATTTTTATTGCACGCCAATTGGCAGGCGTGGCGGCAACGCGAATTCCAATTCATGCGTTTTTTGGTCAGTCGAAAAAATCATCCGCCACCGCCGTCATCCCGTTTGATTACCCTGCGTGTTTCTCCGCGGGCCACATTGTTGTCGGTAGTCAAAACATGGCGGAAAGAAGCGTACCATGTAATCATGGTTCGGGGTACCCGACACGTGATACCGGAAGAAGTGGTGCTGTCCAGATTATTGGATCATCGCGAACACGACCGCTGCATCGGGGAATTGTAA
- the rplU gene encoding 50S ribosomal protein L21 — protein sequence MFAIIETGGKQYRVKQGDVIYVEKLPVAEGEPVTFDKVLLVAKEDGTVVGKPVVEGAVVKGKVEQHGKGKKITVFKYKPKKNYKRKQGHRQPFTKVVIEAIEA from the coding sequence ATGTTTGCAATCATCGAAACAGGCGGCAAACAATACCGCGTCAAACAAGGCGATGTCATTTATGTGGAAAAACTGCCGGTGGCCGAAGGTGAACCCGTCACCTTTGACAAAGTCCTGCTCGTGGCCAAAGAAGACGGAACGGTCGTCGGCAAACCGGTCGTGGAAGGTGCCGTGGTGAAAGGCAAAGTGGAACAACACGGCAAAGGCAAAAAAATCACCGTATTCAAGTACAAACCGAAGAAAAACTATAAACGGAAACAAGGTCATCGCCAACCGTTCACCAAAGTGGTGATCGAAGCGATTGAAGCGTAA
- a CDS encoding ribosomal-processing cysteine protease Prp: MIQVDVFRKRGRIERVIVEGHAYFDEPGRDIVCAAVSSITIGMVNATEKLLGVRVYEADESAGRIECRIPELEPNTAERVQLLMEAMVHSLAEIAEAYPDHVRIQNREARQG; the protein is encoded by the coding sequence ATGATTCAGGTGGATGTTTTCCGGAAGCGCGGGCGAATCGAACGGGTGATCGTAGAAGGCCACGCCTATTTCGACGAACCGGGGCGCGACATCGTCTGTGCCGCTGTTTCGTCGATCACCATCGGCATGGTCAATGCGACGGAAAAACTGTTGGGTGTCCGCGTGTACGAAGCGGACGAATCCGCAGGCAGGATCGAGTGTCGCATTCCCGAGCTGGAACCGAACACGGCCGAACGTGTGCAGTTGCTGATGGAGGCGATGGTTCACTCGCTCGCCGAGATCGCCGAAGCGTATCCGGATCATGTTCGGATACAGAATCGTGAGGCCCGACAGGGCTGA